The segment TGATTCTTTAGTTCAAGATAATCCGAATATTACCCAAGAATTCAACTATCAACAAGCGTTATTGTACAACTTGTTACTACAAACCAGTTGTTTTCGCTATTGGGGACAGGGAACTTGGACAGATTATGCTAAAGAACTTTATCGCCGAGGAATGGAAGTATTGAATTAATTTGACTTGTTTTCCTAACCTCTTTTTTGTGTAGGTGCGTGCGCTTTGCTTACGCACCCTACGAATGCTTAATAATGACCGAAGGAGGGATTTTTCCAATCATAATCATTGGGGAATTTAAAATTAATAAAAGAAACCGAAATACTGATTTCTAAAGCTTTAACATAATGCCACCATCCCACCGGAAGAAAAATCACTTCTCCAGGGTGTAAAATTACATCAATGGAACGAACATTCCGATATAAAGGATAACGATTATAATCAGGATTAGCCGGATCAATGGGACTGAAAACCCCAATATTATTATAGATAAATGGGGTTTGTTCCGGGGGGATCATTTTAATTAATTTTCGCCCCGAAACTTGAGCTAAAAAGATATTAATGGTATCATGATGTAAAGGGGTAACAGTTCCGGCTGAACCAAACCAAAAAAAGGTTTTTCCTAATTTCTGGGCTGAGTCTAAATATTCGGGAAAGATTTCCATATCGTCGAAGAGTCCCCGCATTTCTTCCCGATTCAGAGTATTATTATTGGCAACCATATAGTAATCATTGGTTTCCCCAGCCCGGACGACCCAATCAATATAATCTTCAAATAACATCGTTTTTCGATGTTGTTCTATATTAATTTCATAATTCGGGTCAGCGTTACGATTTCCTTGAACTTGAATACTAACCTGACCATATTTTTCTTTAAAATATTCGGGAGTCCATCGCTCCATTGCCTGCCAATTTTTCATGATATCCGTTAAGATAACGGGTTTATTTTGTGAATAATATTGATCTAAAAATTCAGCTTGGGATAAAAAGGGAATTCGCGGAATACTATTAGACTGGGAGGATAAACCAGCCAGTTGATGTTGAATTTGTAAAAGAGATTCTAGTTTTTGCAGCTTTTGCAAAATCTCTTGTCCGGCTTGAAAATAAGGTTGATTAGCAATACCTGTAACTTCTTCAACGGCTAACTTAACATCAATCCCATTTTTGACCATACATTCAATTAAGGTATCATCGGATTGATTGATAAATTTATTAGCAGCAATCCATTTTTTCCAGCCATCAGGAAGTTGAGGCGGTTGAGGATGTTGAGGATGCTGAGAAGTTTGAGAGGACTCATTCAGAGGAGATGGAGGGAGCCATTGCAAACTCACTTGCTGTCCATTATCCAAGGTGATTTGTAACGGAGGAAGGGTAATTTTTAAGGGTTGAATATCAGTCATGTTAACAATAAGATATCTTAATAAAAATCGAAACAGGGAAAACCGGAAGAATCTATTTTAATTATAGCCGAATTGTTCCCAATTGTCTACAATCCGGGGTGATTGTTTAAGAATTGAATCCATTGCCGCGTCCCAAAATGCAAGCAAGACTGACTGGCAATTTGGGCAGCTTGGGCTAAGGCAGTGGGAAAGTTTTGAGATAAGATAAAGTGGCAAAATGCCCCATGAAAAATATCTCCTGCACCTAAAGTATCAACGGCTTGAATGGGGAGGACGGGGATACTTCCGTTACCTTGTTTGAGGGTAATATATTGAATAGGTTTTTCTCCTTGGGTAATCGCAATATTAGGAATATTCATGGCTTGGAGATAAGCAAAAACATCTTCGGAAGTTTGACAGTGGGGAGGATAAAAGTTATCGGAACAAATGGCATAGTTAATATTGGGTAAAATCGTTTCTAACCCCGGTTTCCAACTGCCTCCATCTAAAACAATGGGAATTTGTTTGATTTTTGCCTGTTGAATTAAGGTTTGACTGATCGCAAGTTGATGACCATCAATTAAAATAATATCAATATTGTCTAAATCTTGAGGTAAATTTGAGAAGTTTGAGATTTGGGATTTTGTGGCATTAATAGAAACAACTGTGCGATCGCCTGTGGTGGGAGTTACAACAATAGAAGAAACCGGAGGAGCTTCTAAACGAGTTGGATCTAAGTCTATAATATTAATAGCATATTGTTGTAAATCCGTCCGAATTAGTTGGGTGAGGGCATGGATTCCTAATACACCGCATAGGGTAGATTGATTTCCTAAAACATTAAAAGTAACGGCGGCATTGGTCGCTGGCCCTCCGGCAGCAACGGTATAATTAGAAGCGACAATTTTTTGATTTTTATGGGGATATTCATTAACCGAATAGATTAGATCAAGTGTAATTAATCCTACAAATAAACCCTGTTTAGCCATAAGAGTTTTTCTGAAATAATTGGGTGACAGTGTTAGCATCAATGGGCGGTGAAAAACAATATCCTTGTCCATATTCACAGCCTAAATCCTTTAAAATAGCAACTTGTTCTTCAGTTTCTACCCCTTCTGCAACTACATCTAAGTTTAAACTATGAGCTAACGTAATCAGAGTTTTAATAATATCTAAGCTTTTAGGATTAGAGCTAATATTAATAACAAATGATCGATCAATTTTTAAAGTATCTAAAGGTAAGGATTGTAGGTAAGATAAACAAGAATAGCCCGTCCCAAAGTCATCAATAGCTAATTGAATTTTTCTCAGTTTAAACTGACTCATATATTGGGTTACAATCTCAGGGTTTTCCATTAAAATACTTTCTGTGATTTCTAGTTTTAAATTAAATCCTTCCAAGGGGTTAGATTGAATAATATTATCAATTAAGCCACTAAAATCTGAGTTTAAGATTTGGAGTCCTGATAAATTAACACTTAGAGATAAGGGAAATTGATCGGGAAATTCATTTTGCCATTGACTAAATTGGCGACAGGATTCTCGAAGTACCCATTCTCCTAAAGGAATAATGAGTCCAGTTTCCTCTGTGAGAGGAATAAATTCAGAAGGCGGAATTAACCCTCGACTTGGATGTTGCCAACGAACTAAGGCTTCAAAACCTGCTAAATATCGATTTTGTAAACTGTAAATGGGTTGATAATAGATTTGAAATTCTTGATTCTCCAACCCCAATTCTAAATCGGATTCTAATTGTAATCGATTTAAAACAGCAACTTGCATTTCTGGATTAAAAAAGACAGTGCAATTGGTTTGATTCTGCATTCTGGCATAGTGCATGGCGGTATCTGCTGCTCTTAAAAAATCTTCCGCTTGTTCATAGCATAAACTTGATAGAGCAATACCAATACTGGTATTACCCGATGCACTAATTCGACGTTCTGGCGGGGATAACTTAAAGGTTTTATGAAGTTTATTTGCTGTTTCTAAGGCAACAGTTTCTGATTGAATGCCAGGTAGAAATAACACAAATTCATCTTTCCAAATTCTAGCTAAAACATCAGTAGCTTGAAGACAAGCTTTGATGCGTTCAACTTCTTGAATTAAAAACTCTTCTGCCAAGGTTTTTCCATAGCCATATCGAATAACTTTAAATCGATCCAAGGCTAAATAAAAAACAGCAAAGTCTAATTGATGAAAAATCGCAGATCGAATACATTCTAAAACATGATTTTGATTGGGAAGTCCGGTCAATTTATCATAGAGTGCTAAATATTGTAAGTTTTCAACGGCATCTTTAAGTTGTTGCTTTTGGAGGCGACTTTTAGTAACAATATCAATGGTTTTTCGGATGGTTAAAATTAAATCTTGAAAGTTAATCGGTTTTGTGAGAAAATCAAATGCACCCCGGTTCATTGCCGTTCTAATATTTTGAATATCGCCATAAGCTGAGACAACAACAGCTTTGAGTAGGGGATCAATTGTAGGAATTTGTTCCAGTAATGCCCAGCCATCCATTCCCGGCATATTTAAGTCAGTTAAAACAACAGAAATATGGGGAGTTGACCGCAAAAGATCTAAGGCATCAATGCCACAGGTCGTAAATAGAAACTTGAATTCTCCGATTTCAATTTGATGTTTTAAGCATCTTTCTATCAATCGTTGTAATTCTGGTTCATCATCAACAACTAAAATATAAGCTGGGGTTTGAGACATAGTAAGAGAATGAGAAGAGAAGGGAAATCGTGAATGGGAAGATAAAGATTGCGGGTAAGAATAAGACATAGTGCTTTAAATTGGTAGCCCCATCAAAACTATTATAAAAAAAATCGGGTACACTGGCGATATTTTTTATAATTTTGAGAATTGACTGTTAAATACAATTAGATGATCTCTATCTTTTCTGAAAAAATACGGTTTGATCAATTCCGTTGCTGATTTTTAGGCAATGTTAGGGTAAACTCAGTATATTGTTTCCATTGGCTGTCAACTTGAATCGTTCCTCCATGCTGTAAAACAATAATATCGTGAGTTAAAGATAAACCAAGTCCCGTACCTTGTCCTGGCGGTTTGGTTGTAAAAAATGGAGTAAAAACATCGGAAATTAGTTCGGGTTTAATTCCCATTCCATTATCATAAATTTTGATTTCAATGTTAGATCCTTGATTTTTTGTAATTAAGGATAAGGTTGGACTAAAATTTTCTGCTGGATTTCTATCCTCCTGGGTTTTTAAATAAAGGGCATAACAGCTATTATCAATAATATTAATAAAAGCTCGATGTAAATCAGAGACAATCACTTCTATTACCTCTAAATCAGGATCAAATTTGGTGTTAATTGTAATCATAAAATCTCGATGTTTGACTCGAAAACTATGATAGGCGAGTTTAATTGCTTGATCTAAAATAGCATTGAGATTAATACATTGATATTCTCCTGGTTCAGAACGAGCCAACTGCATCATACTTTCAATAATCCGACAAGCTCGTTCTCCATGTTCATAAATAGCTTGAGAATCTGTGATTACATCCTGCAATTGAGTGAGAATTTCTTGGGTTTCTAGCTGAGAATTTTTATGGATATTTAAAAACAATTCATTTAAGCTATCTATCGAAGATTGGGCATAATTAATCACGAAATTTAAAGGATTACGAAGCTCATGGGCAACCCCGGCGGTAATCGTTCCTAAAGAAGCCAGTTTTTCCTGAGCAATAATTTGTTTTTGTGCAGTTCTTAAGCGTAAATGTACCCGAACTCTTGCCAAAACATCTTGTTCATCAAAAGGCTTAGTAATATAATCTACCGCCCCCAAAGAAAGACCTTTAACTTTATCAATAGTTTCCGATAAAGCCGTCATGAAAATAACTGGAATATCCTGAGTTTTAGGATTAGCTTTTAGGCGACAACAAGTTTCAAAACCATCAATTTTAGGCATTTTAACGTCCAGTAAAATTAGTTCCGGTAATTCTTCCATAACTTCCTCTAATGCCTCTTCTCCATTGGTCGCTACAGCTAATTGAAATCCGGCACTGGTTAGGGTTTGTGACAGAATTTTTAAGTTTGTCGGATTATCATCAACAATTAAAATCAGTTGGTCGTGCATTGATTGAGAAACTCCTTAATTTGTGTTAATTTAAACTCTTGAGTCAGGGACTTAATTCGCTCGGCAAAAAAACTCAAACGAGGATCAGATTCTTTGATTTTTATGACTTCCTCTTCTAGTTCTAAAACCCTTCCTCGCTTGGCTAATTTAATTAAATTTCCTAGAATTTCAGGACTAGGAATGATTAAATCAACAGGATTTTCTGGAAGAGGTTGAATCCAAATATTATCGGCATAATTATATTCCCATTCTAACTTTAACCAAGTCTTTAGTTTACTGAATAATTCTTCTACTTGTAAGGGTTTAGGCAGAAAATCATTACATCCTGCCTCTTGACTTTGTTGTCGATCCCATTGATAAACCGATGCGGAAGTTGCAATCACAGGGATATCTTTGAGTTTGGGTAAAGAACGAATACGTCTCGTCATTTCAAAACCATCCATAATCGGCATCACTAAATCAGCAATGACTAACTCCGCTTGGGTTGTTACCAGTTGATATAACCCTTCTTGACCATTACTCGCTTCTACAATTTCAAACCCCAAAGGTTGCAATAAATCCACCACCACTAACCGATTTTCTGGCTTATCATCCACAACTAAAATCTTGCGTTTGTCTCCTCTAAATCCGACAATAGAATATAAGAGATTAGGATCGGAAATGGATGGCAATTCTGTTGAAATTGGTAAATTCAATTCAAACCAAAAATTGCTGCCTTTTCCTGGGGTACTTTCGACATATAAATCTCCTTTTAGGTGTTGAATTAATCGTTGAGTAATTGCTAATCCTAATCCAGTTCCCTCTGAACGGTAAGACATTTCAGCAACTTGTTCAAAGGGTAAGAAAATTCGTTCTAATTGTTCAGGATTCATCCCAATTCCCGTATCTTCTATTTTAAACTGAATTGTTTGATTCCGGCTGTGATTGGCGGATAAAACTGAATTGAAGTGCTGATCTTCCATGACTTTAACACTAAAAGTAACGCCACCATAATCGGTAAATTTAACCGCATTTCCTAAGAGATTAATTAAAATTTGTCTCAAGCGTTTTTCATCTACTTCTACCGCCATCGGGGGTTTAAACAGGGGTTTATAAATAAAGGCTAAACCTTTTTGTTTGGCTTTAATCGCACAGATTTCGACAACGCCTTGTAAAAAATTGTCTAAATTAACAACTTTGGCAGAAAGTTCTAATTTTCCTGCTTCAATTTTTGATAAATCTAAAATATCATTAATTAAAGTTAAAAGATGGGTTCCACATTGATGAATAATTTGGATTCCCGCTTGATCTTTTTCAGATACCGTTATTGACCGTTTTAAAATTTGAGTATATCCTAAAATTCCATTCAACGGGGTTCTTAATTCATGGCTCATATTTGCTAAAAATTCACTCTTAGCGCGACTCGCGGCTTCTGCATCTTCTTTCGCTAGTTTCAACGCTTCTTCAACTTTTTTCTGTTCCGTAATATCAATATTAATCCCTACAATGCGATTGATTTTACCCGGACGTTCCGGTAAACCCATTCCTCGGCTTAAAATCCAAATATAATGACCCTGTTTATGTCGCATTCTTAGAATAATTTCATAATGAGAAG is part of the Planktothrix serta PCC 8927 genome and harbors:
- a CDS encoding cupin-like domain-containing protein gives rise to the protein MTDIQPLKITLPPLQITLDNGQQVSLQWLPPSPLNESSQTSQHPQHPQPPQLPDGWKKWIAANKFINQSDDTLIECMVKNGIDVKLAVEEVTGIANQPYFQAGQEILQKLQKLESLLQIQHQLAGLSSQSNSIPRIPFLSQAEFLDQYYSQNKPVILTDIMKNWQAMERWTPEYFKEKYGQVSIQVQGNRNADPNYEINIEQHRKTMLFEDYIDWVVRAGETNDYYMVANNNTLNREEMRGLFDDMEIFPEYLDSAQKLGKTFFWFGSAGTVTPLHHDTINIFLAQVSGRKLIKMIPPEQTPFIYNNIGVFSPIDPANPDYNRYPLYRNVRSIDVILHPGEVIFLPVGWWHYVKALEISISVSFINFKFPNDYDWKNPSFGHY
- a CDS encoding sugar kinase; the encoded protein is MAKQGLFVGLITLDLIYSVNEYPHKNQKIVASNYTVAAGGPATNAAVTFNVLGNQSTLCGVLGIHALTQLIRTDLQQYAINIIDLDPTRLEAPPVSSIVVTPTTGDRTVVSINATKSQISNFSNLPQDLDNIDIILIDGHQLAISQTLIQQAKIKQIPIVLDGGSWKPGLETILPNINYAICSDNFYPPHCQTSEDVFAYLQAMNIPNIAITQGEKPIQYITLKQGNGSIPVLPIQAVDTLGAGDIFHGAFCHFILSQNFPTALAQAAQIASQSCLHFGTRQWIQFLNNHPGL
- a CDS encoding putative bifunctional diguanylate cyclase/phosphodiesterase, whose translation is MSQTPAYILVVDDEPELQRLIERCLKHQIEIGEFKFLFTTCGIDALDLLRSTPHISVVLTDLNMPGMDGWALLEQIPTIDPLLKAVVVSAYGDIQNIRTAMNRGAFDFLTKPINFQDLILTIRKTIDIVTKSRLQKQQLKDAVENLQYLALYDKLTGLPNQNHVLECIRSAIFHQLDFAVFYLALDRFKVIRYGYGKTLAEEFLIQEVERIKACLQATDVLARIWKDEFVLFLPGIQSETVALETANKLHKTFKLSPPERRISASGNTSIGIALSSLCYEQAEDFLRAADTAMHYARMQNQTNCTVFFNPEMQVAVLNRLQLESDLELGLENQEFQIYYQPIYSLQNRYLAGFEALVRWQHPSRGLIPPSEFIPLTEETGLIIPLGEWVLRESCRQFSQWQNEFPDQFPLSLSVNLSGLQILNSDFSGLIDNIIQSNPLEGFNLKLEITESILMENPEIVTQYMSQFKLRKIQLAIDDFGTGYSCLSYLQSLPLDTLKIDRSFVINISSNPKSLDIIKTLITLAHSLNLDVVAEGVETEEQVAILKDLGCEYGQGYCFSPPIDANTVTQLFQKNSYG
- a CDS encoding hybrid sensor histidine kinase/response regulator, coding for MHDQLILIVDDNPTNLKILSQTLTSAGFQLAVATNGEEALEEVMEELPELILLDVKMPKIDGFETCCRLKANPKTQDIPVIFMTALSETIDKVKGLSLGAVDYITKPFDEQDVLARVRVHLRLRTAQKQIIAQEKLASLGTITAGVAHELRNPLNFVINYAQSSIDSLNELFLNIHKNSQLETQEILTQLQDVITDSQAIYEHGERACRIIESMMQLARSEPGEYQCINLNAILDQAIKLAYHSFRVKHRDFMITINTKFDPDLEVIEVIVSDLHRAFINIIDNSCYALYLKTQEDRNPAENFSPTLSLITKNQGSNIEIKIYDNGMGIKPELISDVFTPFFTTKPPGQGTGLGLSLTHDIIVLQHGGTIQVDSQWKQYTEFTLTLPKNQQRN